The Ficedula albicollis isolate OC2 chromosome 6, FicAlb1.5, whole genome shotgun sequence genome has a window encoding:
- the AIFM2 gene encoding apoptosis-inducing factor 2 isoform X2: MGARLSLDDSVRVVVVGGGFGGTAAASLLKSWAVPFVLVDVRDAFHHNVAALRAAVESGFAKKTFISYSVTFGDSFRQGRVVGIDPGRQKVLLSDGEELHYSHLIIATGSDGPFPGKFNQVIDMESAIQTYEDMVKEIEKSQRILVVGGGAAGVEMAAEIKTEYPDKEVILIHSKPALADVELLPSVRQEVKEILLRKGVRLLLGDKMASNGALKVNEYLQLEGYENIYAIGDCADLREPKMAYHAGLHADVVVTNIINSLTQKPLKTYKPGSLTFLLSMGRNDGVGQVNGYYVGRLLVTMAKSRGLFVSKSWKTMGQTMPS, translated from the exons ATGGGCGCCCGCCTGTCCCTGGACGACTCCGTGCGGGTCGTGGTGGTCGGCGGTGGCTTCGGAGGCACGGCGGCCGCCAGCCTGCTCAAGTCCTGGGCCGTGCCCTTCGTGCTGGTGGACGTGAGGGATGCTTTCCATCACAACGTGGCCGCCCTCCGGGCCGCCGTGGAGAGCG GATTTGCCAAGAAGACTTTCATCTCCTACTCGGTCACCTTTGGGGACAGCTTCCGACAAGGCAGGGTCGTGGGCATAGACCCTGGGAGGCAAAAAGTCCTGCTCAGTGATGGTGAG GAGCTCCACTACTCCCATCTCATTATTGCAACAGGCAGTGATGGGCCATTCCCTGGGAAGTTCAACCAAGTCATTGACATGGAAAGTGCCATCCAGACCTACGAAGACATGGTGAAAGAG ATTGAGAAATCCCAGCGCATCCTGGTGGTGGgaggtggtgctgctggagtggAGATGGCTGCCGAGATCAAAACCGAGTACCCGGACAAGGAG GTCATCCTCATTCACTCCAAACCTGCACTGGCTGACGTGGAGCTGCTACCCAGTGTCCGTCAGGAGGTGAAAGAGATCCTCCTCAGGAAAGGAGTCCGGCTTCTCTTAG GTGACAAAATGGCAAGTAATGGTGCTTTGAAAGTTAATGAGTACCTCCAGCTGGAAGGCTATGAGAACATCTATGCCATTGGGGACTGTGCAGATCTCAGAGAGCCCAAGATGGCCTACCATGCTGGGCTCCACGCCGACGTCGTGGTGACAAATATCATCAACAGCCTGACGCAGAAGCCTCTCAAAACCTACAAGCCAG gGTCACTAACATTCCTGctttccatgggcaggaatGATGGTGTAGGCCAGGTGAATGGTTACTATGTGGGACGTCTCCTGGTGACCATGGCCAAGAGCAGGGGTCTGTTTGTCTCCAAGAGCTGGAAGACCATGGGACAGACAATGCCTTCCTAA
- the AIFM2 gene encoding apoptosis-inducing factor 2 isoform X1 codes for MGARLSLDDSVRVVVVGGGFGGTAAASLLKSWAVPFVLVDVRDAFHHNVAALRAAVESGFAKKTFISYSVTFGDSFRQGRVVGIDPGRQKVLLSDGEELHYSHLIIATGSDGPFPGKFNQVIDMESAIQTYEDMVKEIEKSQRILVVGGGAAGVEMAAEIKTEYPDKEVILIHSKPALADVELLPSVRQEVKEILLRKGVRLLLGEKVRDIENLRPNQFQKDTVVRTDKGTEVVVDMVVLCTGIKINSSAYTAAFGDKMASNGALKVNEYLQLEGYENIYAIGDCADLREPKMAYHAGLHADVVVTNIINSLTQKPLKTYKPGSLTFLLSMGRNDGVGQVNGYYVGRLLVTMAKSRGLFVSKSWKTMGQTMPS; via the exons ATGGGCGCCCGCCTGTCCCTGGACGACTCCGTGCGGGTCGTGGTGGTCGGCGGTGGCTTCGGAGGCACGGCGGCCGCCAGCCTGCTCAAGTCCTGGGCCGTGCCCTTCGTGCTGGTGGACGTGAGGGATGCTTTCCATCACAACGTGGCCGCCCTCCGGGCCGCCGTGGAGAGCG GATTTGCCAAGAAGACTTTCATCTCCTACTCGGTCACCTTTGGGGACAGCTTCCGACAAGGCAGGGTCGTGGGCATAGACCCTGGGAGGCAAAAAGTCCTGCTCAGTGATGGTGAG GAGCTCCACTACTCCCATCTCATTATTGCAACAGGCAGTGATGGGCCATTCCCTGGGAAGTTCAACCAAGTCATTGACATGGAAAGTGCCATCCAGACCTACGAAGACATGGTGAAAGAG ATTGAGAAATCCCAGCGCATCCTGGTGGTGGgaggtggtgctgctggagtggAGATGGCTGCCGAGATCAAAACCGAGTACCCGGACAAGGAG GTCATCCTCATTCACTCCAAACCTGCACTGGCTGACGTGGAGCTGCTACCCAGTGTCCGTCAGGAGGTGAAAGAGATCCTCCTCAGGAAAGGAGTCCGGCTTCTCTTAG GTGAAAAGGTCAGAGACATAGAAAACCTCAGGCCAAACCAGTTCCAGAAAGACACGGTAGTAAGGACAGATAAGGGCACAGAGGTGGTTGTTGACATGGTGGTGCTGTGCACAGGGATAAAGATTAACTCTTCTGCATATACTGCTGCATTTG GTGACAAAATGGCAAGTAATGGTGCTTTGAAAGTTAATGAGTACCTCCAGCTGGAAGGCTATGAGAACATCTATGCCATTGGGGACTGTGCAGATCTCAGAGAGCCCAAGATGGCCTACCATGCTGGGCTCCACGCCGACGTCGTGGTGACAAATATCATCAACAGCCTGACGCAGAAGCCTCTCAAAACCTACAAGCCAG gGTCACTAACATTCCTGctttccatgggcaggaatGATGGTGTAGGCCAGGTGAATGGTTACTATGTGGGACGTCTCCTGGTGACCATGGCCAAGAGCAGGGGTCTGTTTGTCTCCAAGAGCTGGAAGACCATGGGACAGACAATGCCTTCCTAA
- the CHST3 gene encoding carbohydrate sulfotransferase 3 yields the protein MEIRRALPQDIRELLHCLKMRSKYAVLLVFVISLIIIEKENNFISRVSDKLKQSPQALAEANSTEGSPAPAKNGSLASLQELDAAFSQLRSHLHNITLQLAGDGQPGPRRHVLLMATTRTGSSFVGEFFNQQSSIFYLFEPLWHVEKTVNFLSGAASAVGSAVIYRDALKQLFLCDLYILENYISPVPEGHLMPFLFRRSSSQSLCEEPVCTPSTKKVFEKYYCRNRRCGPLNITLAAEACRRKQHVALKTVRFRPLEFLQPLAEDPRLDLRIIQLVRDPRAVLASRMVAFSGKYESWQKWLSEGEASLREEEVQKLRSNCESIRVSAELGLRRPGWLRGRYMLVRYEDVARAPLRKAREMFRFAGLPLTPQVEEWIGKNTQAPRDGSGVYSTCKNSSEQFDKWRFSMPFKLAQVVQDACAPAMRLFGYKLASSPEALANRSFSLMEEAQPAWVT from the exons ATGGAGATCCGACGCGCTTTACCCCAGGATATCCGcgagctgctgcactgcttgAAGATGAGGAGCAAGTACGCCGTCCTGCTGGTCTTCGTCATCAGCCTCATCATCATCGAGAAGGAGAACAACTTCATCTCCAG GGTGTCGGACAAGCTGAAACAGTCCCCGCAGGCACTGGCAGAGGCCAACAGCACGGAGGGCAGCCCAGCACCGGCCAAGAACGGCTCGCTGGCCTCGCTGCAGGAGCTGGACGCTGCCTTCTCCCAGCTGAGGTCCCACCTGCACAACATCACCCTGCAGCTGGCGGGTGACGGGCAGCCCGGGCCGCGGCGGCACGTCCTGCTGATGGCCACCACCCGCACCGGCTCCTCCTTCGTCGGGGAATTCTTcaaccagcagagcagcatcttCTACCTCTTTGAGCCCCTCTGGCACGTCGAGAAGACGGTGAACTTCCTGTCGGGGGCAGCCAGCGCGGTGGGCTCGGCCGTGATTTACCGCGACGCCCTCAAGCAGCTCTTCCTCTGCGACCTCTACATCTTGGAGAACTACATCTCCCCGGTGCCCGAGGGCCACCTGATGCCCTTCTTGTTCCGGCGGAGCTCCAGCCAGTCGCTGTGCGAGGAGCCCGTCTGCACGCCCAGCACCAAGAAGGTTTTCGAGAAGTACTACTGCAGGAACCGCCGCTGCGGGCCCCTCAACATCACGCTGGCGGCCGAGGCGTGCCGGCGCAAGCAGCACGTGGCCCTCAAGACGGTGCGCTTCCGACCGCTGGAGTTCCTGCAGCCGCTGGCGGAGGACCCCCGGCTGGACCTGCGCATCATCCAGCTGGTGCGCGACCCCCGCGCCGTGCTGGCCTCGCGCATGGTGGCCTTCTCCGGCAAGTACGAGAGCTGGCAGAAGTGGTTGTCCGAAGGGGAGGCTTCCCTGCGAGAAGAGGAGGTGCAGAAGCTGCGGAGCAACTGCGAGAGCATCCGCGTGTCGGCGGAGCTGGGGCTGCGGCGGCCGGGCTGGCTGCGGGGCCGCTACATGCTGGTGCGCTACGAGGACGTGGCGCGGGCGCCGCTGCGCAAGGCGCGGGAGATGTTCCGCTTCGCCGGGCTGCCCCTCACCCCGCAGGTGGAGGAGTGGATCGGCAAGAACACGCAGGCACCCCGCGACGGCAGCGGCGTCTACTCCACGTGCAAGAACTCCTCGGAGCAGTTCGACAAGTGGAGGTTCAGCATGCCCTTCAAGCTGGCGCAGGTGGTGCAGGACGCCTGCGCCCCGGCCATGCGGCTCTTTGGCTACAAGCTGGCCAGCAGCCCCGAGGCGCTGGCCAACCGCTCCTTCAGCCTGATGGAGGAGGCGCAGCCCGCCTGGGTCACGTAA